ACCGAGCGAGGCGGAGCCGGCTACTCGTCCTCGTCCTCGTCGTCCAGCCGCGCCAGCCAGGTCGCCAGCCGCTCCACCGGAACCTCGAAGTCCGGGTTCAGATCCACGAACGTCCGCAGCTGCTCGGCCAGCCACTCGAAGGTGACCTCCTCCTCGCCACGCCGCTTCTCCAGTTCCTCGATGCCACGGTCCGTGAAGTACATGGGTCAAGGATAAGTGCGCGGAAACGGCCGGGCCGCACCCCCTGGAGAGGGGATGCGGCCCGGCCGCGTACCGTCTTCGGGCGCTGTTACGCCTCGAACACCTCACGCACCAGCTGCTCCTGCTCGGCCTGGTGGCGCTTGGCCGAGCCGACCGCCGGCGAGGAGCCGTGCGGGCGGGAGATACGGCGCAGGCGCTCGCCGTGCGGGACGTCCGCGCCGACCGCGAGGTCGAGGTGGTCGATCAGGTTGAGCGCGATGAACGGCCAGGCACCCTGGTTCGCCGGCTCCTCCTGGGTCCAGAGGTACTTCTCGGCGTTCGGGTACTTGTTGACCTCCGCCTGGACCTCGGCACCCGGCAGCGGGTAGAGGCGCTCGATGCGGATGATCGCCGTGTCCGTGATGCCGCGCTTCTGACGCTCGGCCTCCAGGTCGTAGTAGACCTTGCCGGCGCAGAAGACGACCTTCTTGACCGCGTTCGGGTCGACCGAGCTGTCGCCGATGACCGGGCGGAACTCACCGCTCGTGAACTCCTCCGCCTTCGACGCGGCGGCCTTCAGGCGCAGCATCGACTTCGGGGTGAAGACGACCAGCGGCTTGTGGTGCGGGTTGTGCACCTGCCACCGCAGGAGGTGGAAGTAGTTCGACGGCGAGGTCGGCATCGCGACCGTCATGTTGTTCTGCGCGCACATCTGCAGGAAGCGCTCCGGGCGGGCGGACGAGTGGTCCGGGCCCTGGCCCTCGTAGCCGTGCGGGAGGAGCAGGGTGACGCCGGAGGTCTGGCTCCACTTCTGCTCCGCCGACGAGATGAACTCGTCCACGACCGTCTGGGCGCCGTTGACGAAGTCGCCGAACTGGGCCTCCCACAGCACCAGGGACTCGGGACGGGCCAGCGAGTAGCCGTACTCGAAGCCCATCGCCGCGTACTCGGAGAGCAGGGAGTTGTAGACGTTCAGCCGCGCCTGGTCCTCGGAGAGGTACATCAGCGGCGTGAACTCCTCGCCCGTCTCACGGTCGATGATCACCGCGTGACGCTGGCCGAAGGTGCCGCGCTGCGAGTCCTGACCGGCGAGGCGGACCGGGGTGCCCTCCAGCAGGAGGGAGCCGATCGCGAGGGTCTCGCCCATGCCCCAGTCGATGGTGCCGTCCTCGACCATGCCCGCCCGGCGCTGCAGCTGCGGCAGCAGACGGGGGTGGGCGGTGATGTGGTCCGGGACGTTGACCTGGGACTCGGCGATGCGCTTGACGGTCTCCGCGGTGATCGCGGTGTTCACCGCGACCGGGAAGCCGTCCTGCGGGGCCTCGGCGTCGGCGGCCGTCGCCGGCTGCGCGATGGC
The sequence above is drawn from the Streptomyces griseiscabiei genome and encodes:
- a CDS encoding DUF6104 family protein; amino-acid sequence: MYFTDRGIEELEKRRGEEEVTFEWLAEQLRTFVDLNPDFEVPVERLATWLARLDDEDEDE